CAGAACCTCCTCGCCTTCCGGTTCGCCAACGCCCTCTTCGAGCCCGTCTGGGACGCCCGCTACGTCGACCACGTCCAGATCACGGTGTCCGAGACGGTCGGCGTGGAGCACCGCGGGGGGTACTACGAGGGGGCCGGGGCCATGCGCGACATGGTCCAGAACCACCTCCTTCAACTCCTCTGCCTCGTGGCGATGGAGCCGCCCGTCGCGTTCAAGGCCGACGAGGTCCGCAACAAGAAGGTCGACGTGCTCCGGGCCGTCCGGCCGGTCACGCGCGAGCGGGTCCACGAGGTCGCCGTGCGGGGCCAGTACGGCGAGGGGTTCCTCCGCGGCGAGCGCGTGCCGGGCTACCGCGAGGAGCCGAAGGTGGCGAAGCGCTCGGCCACGGAGACGTACGCCGCGCTCAAGCTGGAGGTCGACAACTGGCGCTGGCACGGCGTCCCGTTCTACCTCCGCACGGGCAAGCGGATGCCGCGCCGCGTGAGCGAGATCTCGGTCCAGTTCCGGCCGGTCCCGCACCGCGCGTTCCCGTCCGGCGCCGACGAGGCGTTCCAGCCCAACCGGCTCGTCCTCCGCATCCAGCCCGACGAGGGGATCGTCCTCCGCTTCCAGGCCAAGCGGCCCGGCCCGCAGATGCTCCTCCAGCCGGTCGCCATGCGGTTCGACTACGACGAGGCCTTCGACACGCCGCCCGACGCCTACGAGACGCTGCTCCTCGACGCCATCCGCGGCGACGCCACGCTCTTCATGCGGGCCGACCAGGTCGAGGCCGCGTGGCAGGTGGTCGACCCCGTGCTCGAGGCGTGGGCCGAGTCGCCGCCGGCCGAGTTCCCCAACTACGCCGCCGGCACCTGGGGCCCCGCCGCGGCCGACCGACTTCTCGCCCGCGATGGCCGCTCGTGGTCGGAGCCGTTGCCCTCCGACCCGATCCCGCCCGGCACCGCCCCCGAGGCCGTCGCCGACGCGCACCCGGAGGAGGGGGAAGGAGGGACGGGCCATCCGGGATAGGGAGCCCCGGGTCCCTCCATCCCGGACTTCTCCAGCCCTCGTCTTACCCGAACCAGCCGAGCAGCCACGCCAGGAGCGGCACGGCGAACAGGATCATCAGGCCCACGAACAGCCACGCGCTAAGCGTCATGCTCGCCTTACGGACGGGGAACTCGTAGGCGCAGTAGGGGCAGACCTCGGCGTCCTCGGGGACGGCGAACCCGCAGGAGGGGCACTCGCGCTCGCCGGGGCCGGGTTCGGTCACAGCGTCGGGAGGGCGATGAAGTCCTCCGCCT
This sequence is a window from Rubrivirga marina. Protein-coding genes within it:
- the zwf gene encoding glucose-6-phosphate dehydrogenase, coding for MTVPSAVQLILFGAAGDLAHRKLIPALYDLHREGHLPDEVDVVGVDLQEMDPAAFVEFSCDAADSLGRFFPRDADADNWAAFSERLSYVQGDATEPETYARLGEHLEKVGPKGERPHRVFYLSVAPFLVESIVKNLAEAGLLDDVERDRFVVEKPFGRDAESARQLDRVLLGTADEGQVYRIDHYLGKETVQNLLAFRFANALFEPVWDARYVDHVQITVSETVGVEHRGGYYEGAGAMRDMVQNHLLQLLCLVAMEPPVAFKADEVRNKKVDVLRAVRPVTRERVHEVAVRGQYGEGFLRGERVPGYREEPKVAKRSATETYAALKLEVDNWRWHGVPFYLRTGKRMPRRVSEISVQFRPVPHRAFPSGADEAFQPNRLVLRIQPDEGIVLRFQAKRPGPQMLLQPVAMRFDYDEAFDTPPDAYETLLLDAIRGDATLFMRADQVEAAWQVVDPVLEAWAESPPAEFPNYAAGTWGPAAADRLLARDGRSWSEPLPSDPIPPGTAPEAVADAHPEEGEGGTGHPG
- a CDS encoding zinc ribbon domain-containing protein, producing MTEPGPGERECPSCGFAVPEDAEVCPYCAYEFPVRKASMTLSAWLFVGLMILFAVPLLAWLLGWFG